The following proteins come from a genomic window of Gottfriedia acidiceleris:
- a CDS encoding deoxyribonuclease IV, producing MLRIGSHVSMSGKKMFLAASEEAASYGANTFMVYTGAPQNTRRKAIEDLNIEAGLKHMAENGIADIVVHAPYIINIGNTTNPATYELGVEFLQKEIDRTAALGAKQIVLHPGAHVGAGEDAGIDRIIQGLNEVLTAETPVQIALETMAGKGSECGKSFEEIARIMEGVHYNDKLSVCFDTCHINDAGYDIVNDFDGVLQQFDQLIGVDKIKVLHINDSKNPKGSRKDRHENIGFGSIGFKALNYIVHHPQLMDIPKILETPYVGEDKNNKVPPYKLEIEMLRNQEFNENLIQELLKA from the coding sequence ATGTTACGAATAGGATCTCATGTTTCAATGAGCGGTAAGAAGATGTTTTTGGCCGCTAGTGAAGAAGCTGCAAGCTATGGTGCTAATACATTTATGGTATATACAGGTGCGCCTCAAAATACACGTCGTAAAGCAATTGAAGATTTAAATATTGAAGCGGGTTTAAAACATATGGCTGAAAATGGAATTGCTGATATAGTAGTCCATGCACCATATATTATCAATATTGGAAATACTACAAATCCAGCTACCTATGAATTAGGTGTTGAATTTTTACAAAAAGAAATAGACCGTACTGCAGCATTAGGAGCAAAACAAATTGTATTACATCCAGGTGCTCACGTAGGCGCTGGTGAAGATGCTGGTATTGACAGAATTATTCAAGGTTTAAATGAAGTATTAACAGCTGAAACTCCAGTACAAATTGCGCTTGAAACGATGGCTGGAAAAGGTTCAGAATGTGGTAAATCATTCGAAGAAATAGCGAGAATTATGGAAGGTGTACACTACAACGATAAATTATCAGTTTGTTTTGATACATGCCATATTAATGACGCTGGTTATGATATCGTAAATGACTTTGATGGTGTCTTACAGCAATTCGATCAATTAATTGGGGTCGATAAAATAAAAGTACTTCATATTAACGATAGTAAAAATCCAAAGGGAAGTCGCAAAGACCGACACGAGAACATTGGCTTTGGGTCGATTGGATTTAAAGCATTAAACTACATTGTTCATCATCCGCAACTAATGGACATCCCTAAAATTTTAGAAACTCCATATGTTGGTGAAGATAAAAACAACAAAGTACCACCTTATAAATTAGAAATTGAAATGTTACGCAATCAAGAATTCAATGAAAACTTAATTCAAGAATTATTGAAAGCTTAA
- a CDS encoding DUF2624 family protein produces the protein MNIIQTLINKKVNSITPKDLLKLSQQYQVYITPDQANKVAAILNGKNYNIYDAEHKKQILSQIANVTSKATAQQVDIIFQKLT, from the coding sequence ATGAATATTATCCAAACTCTCATAAATAAAAAGGTAAATAGTATAACACCAAAGGATTTATTAAAATTAAGCCAGCAATATCAAGTGTATATTACGCCAGATCAAGCCAATAAAGTGGCTGCAATATTAAACGGGAAAAATTATAATATTTACGACGCTGAACATAAAAAACAAATTCTTTCCCAAATTGCAAATGTTACCTCTAAAGCCACTGCACAACAAGTTGATATTATTTTTCAAAAGCTAACTTAA
- a CDS encoding YitT family protein, translated as MNAITHRKLSNFKIIRRGFFITLGAALMAACLKAFFIPTDIIDGGIVGISLILSHITSINLGIFLFLLNLPFVIVGYKQIGKTFAISTLFGITVLSVFTSLFKDIPHLTNDPLLAALFGGLGLGIGVGLVIRNGGSLDGTEIIGILLTKSSPFSIGEVVMAFNVFILGSAGFVFGWDNAMYSLIAYYVAFKTIDLTIEGFQDTKSVWIISDNDKEIGDALNARLGRGVTYFHGEGGYMGEDKKIIFTVISRLEEAKLKSIVEDYDENAFVAIGNIADVKGGKFKKKAIH; from the coding sequence TTGAACGCAATTACACATCGTAAGCTTTCAAACTTTAAGATTATTAGACGGGGGTTTTTTATTACATTAGGAGCTGCATTGATGGCAGCTTGCTTAAAAGCATTCTTTATTCCAACTGATATCATTGATGGTGGAATCGTAGGTATCTCTCTGATCCTCTCCCATATTACTTCGATTAATCTCGGTATTTTTCTATTCTTGTTAAACTTACCTTTTGTAATAGTAGGTTATAAGCAAATCGGTAAAACATTCGCTATATCAACTTTATTTGGTATCACTGTTCTTTCAGTATTTACCTCTCTTTTTAAGGACATTCCTCATTTAACTAATGACCCTTTACTAGCTGCATTATTTGGTGGATTAGGTTTAGGAATTGGCGTAGGCTTAGTAATTCGTAATGGTGGCTCACTTGATGGGACTGAAATTATAGGTATACTTTTAACAAAATCATCACCTTTTTCAATTGGTGAGGTTGTTATGGCATTTAATGTATTTATTCTCGGAAGTGCAGGATTTGTATTTGGATGGGATAATGCTATGTACTCATTAATTGCCTATTATGTAGCATTTAAAACGATTGATCTAACAATTGAAGGGTTCCAGGATACTAAATCCGTTTGGATCATTAGTGATAATGATAAAGAAATAGGTGATGCATTAAATGCCCGATTAGGTCGAGGAGTTACATATTTTCATGGTGAAGGTGGCTATATGGGTGAAGATAAAAAAATCATCTTTACAGTCATTTCAAGACTTGAAGAAGCAAAATTAAAATCGATTGTTGAAGACTATGATGAAAATGCTTTTGTAGCAATCGGTAATATAGCTGATGTTAAAGGTGGAAAGTTTAAGAAGAAAGCAATCCATTAA
- a CDS encoding metal ABC transporter ATP-binding protein — protein MSQDIIKIEDLSYSYERQKVLTDINLLVKKGDFLGLVGPNGSGKSTLLKCILGIQQPDEGKIEIFGTDIRKMKSWDKIGYVSQKANSFNSGFPASVFEVVSLGLVSKIGLFNGFKNSDKQKVAEALKSVGMYEFANRNIGELSGGQQQRVFIARALVSNPELLILDEPTVGVDAENVESFYQLLSDLNTKLGITLLLVSHDIGIITDKVSHVACLNKRLHFHGSRDKFKDATEKDLSLLYGHSVHVLSHNHENGGDRI, from the coding sequence ATGAGTCAAGATATCATTAAAATTGAAGATTTGTCTTATAGCTATGAACGTCAAAAGGTATTAACAGACATTAATCTTCTAGTAAAAAAAGGAGACTTTTTAGGTTTAGTTGGTCCAAACGGTAGTGGCAAATCAACTTTACTAAAATGTATATTAGGTATCCAACAACCAGATGAAGGAAAAATAGAGATATTTGGTACAGATATTCGAAAAATGAAAAGTTGGGATAAGATCGGTTATGTATCTCAAAAAGCGAATAGTTTTAACTCTGGATTTCCAGCATCGGTTTTTGAAGTAGTATCATTAGGTCTTGTTTCTAAAATTGGATTGTTTAACGGTTTTAAAAATTCGGATAAACAAAAAGTCGCTGAAGCGTTAAAATCAGTTGGAATGTATGAATTTGCAAATCGTAATATCGGCGAACTTTCAGGTGGACAACAACAGCGTGTCTTTATTGCGCGAGCACTTGTAAGTAATCCCGAACTATTAATACTCGATGAACCAACCGTTGGGGTAGATGCTGAAAATGTAGAAAGCTTTTATCAATTACTTAGCGATTTAAATACTAAGCTTGGTATTACTTTATTATTAGTTTCACATGACATAGGCATTATTACTGATAAAGTATCACATGTTGCATGTTTAAATAAACGACTACACTTCCATGGTAGTCGAGATAAGTTTAAAGACGCTACTGAGAAGGATTTGTCTCTTCTATATGGTCATTCTGTGCATGTACTATCTCACAATCACGAGAATGGAGGAGATCGAATATGA
- a CDS encoding metal ABC transporter permease, with product MMDFFHYDFLRNTLITGMIIGVMAPLLGVFVVFRRLSLISDALSHVTLSGVAASLLLEKYFFTSGFISPLFMGMTFSVAGAFLIEKLRSVYKHYQELAIPIILSGGMGLGVILISLANGFNTDLFSYLFGSVSAVSQEDLITVIIIAVFVVISIIVLYKELFLLSFDEEYAVASGINAKWIHYLFILLVALVVSISMRVVGVLLVSSLMTLPVAASIRISKGFKQTIIFSIIFGEFSVVAGILLSYNLNLAPGGTIVILQILILIFTLGLKKLRTSKR from the coding sequence ATGATGGATTTCTTTCATTATGATTTTCTGAGAAATACATTAATCACTGGTATGATAATTGGAGTGATGGCTCCATTATTAGGTGTATTTGTTGTATTTAGGAGATTATCACTTATTTCTGATGCATTGAGTCACGTGACTTTATCAGGAGTTGCAGCAAGTCTTTTACTTGAAAAGTATTTCTTTACATCAGGCTTTATTAGCCCATTATTTATGGGGATGACATTTTCAGTTGCAGGAGCATTTTTAATTGAAAAACTAAGAAGTGTTTATAAACATTATCAAGAGTTAGCAATTCCAATCATTCTTTCAGGAGGAATGGGATTAGGTGTCATTTTAATTTCATTAGCTAATGGATTTAATACGGATCTATTTAGTTATTTATTCGGTAGCGTAAGTGCCGTGTCACAAGAAGATTTAATTACTGTCATAATTATAGCTGTTTTTGTAGTAATATCTATCATAGTACTTTATAAAGAATTGTTTCTACTATCATTTGATGAAGAATATGCAGTTGCGTCAGGTATTAATGCAAAATGGATTCATTATTTGTTTATCTTATTAGTTGCTTTAGTAGTGTCCATTTCTATGAGAGTCGTAGGTGTTTTATTAGTATCTTCTCTAATGACTTTACCAGTAGCAGCGAGCATACGAATTTCGAAGGGATTTAAGCAAACAATTATTTTTTCAATTATTTTCGGAGAGTTTTCAGTTGTTGCAGGTATTTTGCTTTCTTATAATTTAAATCTCGCGCCTGGTGGTACGATTGTGATCCTGCAAATCCTTATTCTTATTTTTACTTTAGGTTTGAAGAAATTAAGAACGAGTAAAAGGTAG
- a CDS encoding Fur family transcriptional regulator, with the protein MKLADASKLLKERGFKNTPKRYDMLEYIFRQNKYVTARDIQQALKDKYKGLSFDTIYRNLSTFIEVDVVEVTELEGEKRFRSKCSSSEHHHHFICLDCGNTKSIYRCPMDNLSVDLPGYTVQSHKFEIYGLCPECS; encoded by the coding sequence ATGAAATTAGCAGATGCATCAAAACTATTAAAAGAAAGAGGCTTCAAAAATACGCCTAAACGATATGATATGCTTGAATATATTTTTAGGCAAAATAAATATGTAACTGCAAGAGATATTCAACAAGCATTAAAAGATAAATACAAAGGACTTAGCTTCGATACGATCTATCGTAACTTATCAACATTTATTGAGGTTGATGTAGTGGAAGTTACAGAACTAGAAGGTGAAAAACGTTTTCGATCGAAGTGTTCTTCTTCAGAGCATCATCATCATTTTATTTGTTTAGATTGTGGTAATACAAAAAGTATTTATAGATGCCCTATGGACAATTTATCTGTTGATTTACCAGGTTATACAGTACAAAGTCATAAATTTGAAATATACGGTCTTTGTCCAGAATGTAGTTGA
- a CDS encoding SDR family NAD(P)-dependent oxidoreductase, whose protein sequence is MKLNETVLITGASGGIGKELAILFARDGFDLVLVARSIDNLMEVKSEIELMSKGKIHLYSKDLSKEEEIVSLQRELKAEKIQVDYLVNNAGFGLFGEFATTNLDEELNMIDLNIRTVTHLTKLFLKGMIDRNKGGVMNIASTAAFQPGPLMAVYYATKSYVLSFTEALSNEMKGTNVKVTAVCPGATETNFGKRANMHESNLFQSGVGNVKDVAKVAYRGFRDGKTIVIPGMTNKILAHSVRFMPRKLVTNVVRHIQRRI, encoded by the coding sequence ATGAAGTTAAATGAGACTGTATTAATAACAGGTGCATCCGGAGGAATTGGTAAAGAATTAGCTATTTTATTTGCAAGGGATGGGTTCGATTTAGTTTTAGTAGCAAGATCAATTGATAATTTAATGGAAGTAAAAAGTGAAATTGAATTAATGTCGAAAGGAAAGATTCATCTATATTCAAAGGATTTATCTAAGGAAGAGGAAATAGTTTCTTTACAAAGGGAATTAAAAGCTGAAAAGATTCAAGTTGATTATTTAGTGAATAATGCTGGTTTTGGATTATTTGGGGAGTTTGCAACTACAAATTTAGACGAAGAGTTAAACATGATTGATTTAAATATTCGTACGGTTACACATCTTACAAAACTGTTTTTAAAAGGGATGATTGATCGAAATAAAGGTGGGGTAATGAATATTGCATCTACTGCAGCATTTCAGCCTGGACCATTAATGGCTGTTTATTATGCTACAAAGTCTTATGTTCTTTCTTTTACGGAAGCACTTTCGAATGAAATGAAAGGAACAAATGTTAAAGTAACAGCTGTTTGTCCTGGTGCAACAGAAACGAATTTTGGAAAACGTGCCAACATGCATGAATCAAATTTATTCCAAAGTGGAGTAGGGAATGTAAAAGATGTTGCTAAAGTAGCATATAGGGGATTTAGAGATGGAAAGACAATTGTGATTCCTGGTATGACGAATAAAATACTAGCACATTCTGTTCGATTTATGCCAAGAAAATTAGTTACGAACGTTGTAAGGCATATACAAAGAAGAATATAA
- a CDS encoding VOC family protein — MSLELIPYLIMDGNAQEAINFYEKALDAKVLFSQTYGDVGDDSEGKIPSDAKNLIMHATIQIGESVLMLSDTYPGYPFQSGNQVTICISTNEIEISKRFFEGLSEGGEVELPLQDTGFSPCYGKVVDKFGVLFQVFTHPAGQQ, encoded by the coding sequence ATGTCATTAGAATTAATCCCTTATTTAATCATGGACGGAAATGCTCAAGAAGCAATCAATTTTTATGAAAAAGCACTGGATGCAAAGGTATTATTTAGTCAAACTTATGGAGATGTTGGAGACGATTCAGAAGGAAAGATCCCGTCTGATGCTAAGAATTTAATCATGCACGCAACGATCCAAATCGGAGAATCAGTATTAATGCTTTCAGATACTTATCCTGGTTACCCGTTCCAAAGTGGAAACCAAGTAACAATTTGTATTTCTACAAATGAAATTGAAATTTCAAAACGATTTTTTGAAGGACTTTCAGAAGGTGGCGAAGTAGAATTACCATTACAAGATACTGGATTTAGCCCATGTTATGGTAAAGTAGTCGACAAATTTGGCGTATTATTCCAAGTATTTACACACCCTGCTGGGCAGCAATAA
- a CDS encoding M20/M25/M40 family metallo-hydrolase translates to MKKMLWNSPENLKTLLTELVSWKSITLTDGERQFPINLFNKLSALQYFKELPNQLRLHDSDKGRKFLTALYKKPDVKDTICLISHFDTVNTEEYGELEFLSTKTEDLTNAFHERLNELSKEVQSDLSSGEYLFGRGSMDMKMGLAMHMSLIEKASIEEWPINLLLVTVPDEEVNSAGMRDAVSTLVNLQEEYDLNFKLFLNGEPVFSQEPGDPKYYIYSGTIGKIMPAALFYGKETHAGEPLSGITSPYIASFLTRKMEWNDEFQESDFGEKTPLPVTLQQKDLRLDYSTQTPFRSCALYNVFLMKRNASEVFNLFEKKAQEAAEECNFEYENMCKKHNVKAVGKVKVIQYTDLQQYAIRKLGEDYVLNLKKEIHSHSEWDDREKSFRIADNLMIECQELAPAIIILFAPPYYPAINSTGDELVEKCIQFSSELASYQFNLPVKRIHYFNGISDLSYVNYSDSTGGWTAFELNTPVWGDSYTLPFSLMEKLNAPVLNIGPFGKDAHKLTERLHMRNAFEEVPYIVEEVIRMISKMK, encoded by the coding sequence ATGAAAAAGATGTTATGGAATTCACCTGAAAACTTGAAAACATTACTTACAGAACTAGTAAGTTGGAAAAGTATAACACTGACAGATGGGGAACGGCAATTTCCTATTAATTTATTTAACAAGCTATCAGCTTTACAATATTTTAAAGAATTACCAAATCAACTGAGGTTACATGATTCAGATAAAGGTCGTAAATTTTTAACTGCATTGTATAAAAAGCCAGATGTAAAAGATACGATTTGTCTTATAAGTCATTTTGATACTGTAAATACAGAAGAATATGGTGAGCTTGAATTTCTGTCTACAAAAACAGAGGATTTAACAAATGCATTTCATGAAAGGCTAAATGAATTATCTAAAGAAGTTCAAAGTGATTTGAGTTCTGGTGAATATTTATTTGGTCGTGGTTCGATGGATATGAAAATGGGACTTGCGATGCATATGAGTCTTATTGAGAAAGCTAGTATTGAGGAATGGCCAATTAATCTTTTATTAGTAACTGTTCCTGATGAAGAGGTAAATTCGGCTGGAATGCGTGACGCGGTCTCAACACTTGTAAATCTTCAGGAAGAATATGATTTGAATTTTAAATTATTTTTAAATGGTGAGCCCGTATTTTCACAAGAACCTGGAGATCCAAAGTATTATATTTACTCTGGTACAATTGGTAAAATAATGCCTGCAGCTTTATTTTATGGGAAAGAAACTCATGCCGGAGAACCATTAAGTGGCATAACATCACCATATATTGCATCTTTTTTAACTAGAAAAATGGAGTGGAATGACGAGTTTCAAGAGAGTGATTTTGGTGAGAAGACTCCGTTACCTGTTACATTACAGCAGAAGGACTTGAGGTTAGATTATTCGACTCAAACACCTTTTCGTTCATGTGCGCTATACAATGTGTTTTTAATGAAAAGAAATGCTTCTGAAGTTTTTAATTTATTCGAAAAAAAAGCACAAGAAGCTGCTGAAGAATGTAATTTTGAATATGAAAATATGTGTAAAAAACATAACGTAAAAGCAGTTGGGAAAGTAAAAGTAATCCAATATACAGACTTACAGCAATATGCGATTAGGAAACTCGGCGAGGATTATGTGTTAAATCTTAAAAAAGAAATTCACTCGCACAGTGAGTGGGATGATCGTGAGAAGTCCTTTAGAATTGCAGACAATTTAATGATTGAATGTCAGGAGCTTGCACCTGCTATTATCATTTTATTTGCACCACCGTATTATCCAGCAATAAATTCTACTGGAGATGAGTTAGTGGAGAAGTGTATTCAATTTTCTTCTGAGCTTGCTAGTTACCAGTTTAATTTACCTGTAAAACGTATTCACTATTTTAATGGAATAAGTGACTTAAGTTATGTTAATTACAGTGATTCGACTGGCGGGTGGACAGCATTCGAGTTGAACACACCTGTATGGGGAGACAGTTATACTTTACCTTTTAGTTTAATGGAAAAATTAAATGCCCCAGTGTTAAATATAGGACCATTCGGAAAGGATGCTCATAAGTTAACTGAGAGGCTACATATGAGAAATGCATTTGAAGAAGTACCTTATATAGTAGAAGAAGTGATTCGTATGATTAGTAAAATGAAATGA
- a CDS encoding arylamine N-acetyltransferase family protein produces MLVESYFKHIRLNKTQTISYSSLKQIHKHHLLSIPFENIDIIYQIPLSMNPSEIMKKIATGKRGGICYETNSLLFSVLQELGFNVSFISTRFWNDEKQCWNPEFSHLSILVKIDDQNYLADVGIGGGFLEPLLLRDHYEYSDPNGSYRMLEQDNSNFILQKFNGTWKDLLFISIIPKQLKQFEEQFHYYQTSNETIFTQYRIVNLLTKEGRISLSDHQLKVTKNHRICITEIKSQDEWQSIFNILFHQKAEIKE; encoded by the coding sequence ATGCTAGTCGAGTCATATTTTAAACACATCCGTTTAAATAAAACCCAAACAATTTCATATTCCTCATTAAAACAAATTCATAAGCACCACTTACTTTCAATACCATTTGAAAATATCGATATTATCTACCAAATACCTCTCTCAATGAATCCTTCTGAAATTATGAAAAAAATAGCTACAGGTAAGCGTGGTGGAATTTGTTATGAAACGAATTCATTACTTTTTTCAGTTCTACAAGAATTAGGTTTCAATGTATCATTTATATCAACTAGATTTTGGAATGATGAAAAACAATGTTGGAATCCCGAATTCTCACATTTATCTATATTAGTAAAAATTGACGATCAAAACTATCTCGCAGACGTAGGAATTGGTGGCGGTTTTTTAGAACCACTCTTGCTTCGTGACCATTATGAATACTCAGATCCAAATGGATCCTATCGAATGCTCGAACAAGACAATTCGAATTTCATACTTCAAAAATTCAATGGAACTTGGAAGGATTTACTCTTCATTTCAATTATTCCAAAACAGCTCAAACAATTCGAAGAACAATTTCATTACTACCAAACTAGTAATGAAACAATATTCACCCAATATAGAATCGTCAACTTATTAACGAAAGAAGGAAGAATATCATTATCAGATCACCAATTAAAAGTAACCAAAAATCATAGAATCTGTATAACTGAAATAAAAAGTCAAGATGAGTGGCAATCCATTTTTAATATTCTATTTCATCAAAAAGCAGAAATAAAAGAGTAA
- a CDS encoding sulfate ABC transporter substrate-binding protein, protein MYATLKDDKSETTNTEAANKKVELLNVSYDPTRELYENYNKAFSKYWEKEHNQTVTIKQSHGGSGKQARAVIDGLDADVVTLALGYDIDSINEKAQLLSPNWQKEFKYNSTPYTSTIVFLVRKGNPKNIKDWDDLTKKGVQVITPNPKTSGGARWNYLAAWGYADKKYNGDENKVKAFMKKLYKNVPVLDTGARGSTTTFVEKGIGDVLIAWENEALLSVKELGEGKYKIEYPSISILAEPPVAVVDKNVKEKKTEEVAKAYLSYLYSKEGQKIIAENYYRPRDKEILAKYSEQYPSLPLLTIDKDFGGWDKAQSKHFDDGGVFDQIYQ, encoded by the coding sequence TTGTATGCGACCTTGAAGGATGATAAATCTGAGACTACTAATACTGAAGCAGCAAATAAAAAAGTGGAACTGTTAAATGTTTCTTATGATCCTACTCGTGAATTATATGAAAATTATAATAAGGCTTTTAGTAAATATTGGGAAAAAGAACATAACCAAACTGTAACAATTAAACAGTCTCATGGTGGTTCTGGAAAACAAGCTAGGGCAGTAATCGACGGTTTAGATGCTGATGTAGTTACACTAGCTCTTGGATATGATATTGACTCGATCAATGAAAAGGCACAACTATTATCCCCAAATTGGCAAAAAGAATTTAAATACAATTCAACTCCTTATACATCAACAATTGTTTTTTTAGTAAGGAAAGGAAATCCGAAAAATATTAAGGATTGGGATGATTTAACGAAAAAAGGAGTTCAAGTAATTACTCCAAATCCTAAAACTTCGGGTGGTGCAAGGTGGAATTATTTAGCTGCTTGGGGATATGCAGACAAAAAATATAATGGTGATGAGAATAAAGTAAAAGCGTTTATGAAGAAATTATATAAAAACGTTCCTGTATTAGATACTGGCGCACGTGGTTCTACAACTACATTTGTTGAAAAAGGAATTGGCGATGTATTAATTGCATGGGAAAATGAAGCATTACTTTCAGTGAAGGAATTAGGTGAGGGGAAATATAAAATTGAATATCCTTCGATTAGTATTCTAGCTGAGCCACCTGTTGCGGTTGTTGATAAAAATGTGAAGGAAAAGAAAACTGAAGAAGTGGCAAAGGCGTACTTATCTTATCTTTATAGCAAAGAAGGTCAAAAAATCATTGCCGAAAATTATTATCGTCCGAGAGATAAAGAGATACTAGCAAAATATAGTGAACAATATCCTAGCCTGCCATTATTAACAATTGATAAAGATTTCGGAGGATGGGATAAAGCTCAATCGAAGCATTTTGATGATGGCGGAGTATTCGACCAAATCTATCAATAA
- the cysT gene encoding sulfate ABC transporter permease subunit CysT — protein MFKKRKRILPGFGLTFGFSILYISFFIFLPVSMLFLHSFDIGWSKFIKIVSEHRVLMSYKVSFGTAFIAAIINAVFGLLVAWVLVRYRFPGKRIVDAFIDLPFALPTAVAGITLTTLYSPDGWVGKFFSFKIAYTPLGIIIALTFIGLPFVVRMVQPVLENFQKDVEEAAASLGANRFQIFWKVIFPSILPALLTGFSLAFARSLGEYGSVVFISGNMPMKTEITPLLIMTKLEQYDYSGATALAVVLLVTSFLLLLIISIFQRYANRAFVQGGKS, from the coding sequence TTGTTTAAGAAGCGGAAAAGAATCCTACCTGGATTTGGATTAACCTTTGGATTTTCAATATTATATATAAGTTTTTTTATTTTTCTCCCGGTATCGATGCTGTTCTTACATTCTTTCGATATAGGTTGGTCAAAATTTATTAAAATTGTTAGTGAACATAGAGTACTAATGTCTTATAAAGTAAGTTTTGGAACGGCCTTTATTGCTGCCATTATTAATGCTGTTTTTGGTTTATTAGTAGCTTGGGTGCTTGTACGGTATCGTTTTCCTGGAAAACGAATTGTAGATGCATTCATTGATTTACCTTTTGCATTACCGACTGCAGTTGCTGGAATTACTTTAACTACATTATATTCTCCTGATGGTTGGGTTGGAAAATTTTTCTCTTTCAAAATTGCTTATACACCACTCGGGATTATTATAGCTCTTACATTTATCGGGTTACCATTTGTAGTTAGAATGGTTCAACCTGTTCTTGAAAATTTTCAAAAAGATGTTGAGGAAGCAGCAGCAAGTCTAGGGGCAAACCGTTTTCAAATTTTTTGGAAGGTAATTTTTCCAAGCATTTTACCAGCATTATTGACGGGATTTTCTTTAGCATTCGCAAGATCCTTAGGTGAGTATGGCTCTGTCGTATTTATTTCTGGAAATATGCCAATGAAGACTGAAATTACACCATTGTTAATTATGACAAAATTAGAACAATATGATTACTCGGGTGCAACCGCACTTGCAGTTGTATTATTAGTAACCTCTTTCTTACTCTTATTGATCATTAGTATTTTTCAAAGATACGCAAATCGTGCTTTTGTTCAAGGGGGTAAAAGTTAA
- the cysW gene encoding sulfate ABC transporter permease subunit CysW yields the protein MEREYKIERKIEVNASNEKKVKLQVNTIPIILISIVILFLALFLFLPLVSIFIKALQDGFGVYKEAIVNDETLAAIKLTFFVTIITLPLNAIFGVSIAWATTKFNFKGKNILVTLLELPFAVSPVVAGFLFVLLFSPNNGIFGGWLKEHNLKIIFSTPGIVLATIFVTLPFVAKELIAVMQATGSAEEEAALTLGANGWHIFWKVTLPKIKWGLLYGVILCNARAVGEFGAVSVVSGHIRGETITMPLHIENLYNEYQFPQAYTVASLMSIFAILTLVIKNIIEWKVLKEEKQ from the coding sequence ATGGAAAGAGAATATAAGATCGAAAGAAAAATAGAAGTGAATGCTAGTAACGAGAAAAAAGTAAAATTACAGGTCAATACGATTCCAATCATTTTGATTAGTATTGTCATACTTTTTTTAGCGCTATTTTTATTTCTACCATTAGTTTCAATTTTTATAAAGGCTTTACAAGATGGTTTTGGAGTTTATAAAGAAGCGATTGTAAATGATGAGACGTTAGCAGCAATTAAATTGACTTTTTTCGTAACGATTATTACGTTACCGCTTAATGCGATTTTTGGTGTTTCAATTGCGTGGGCTACAACGAAATTTAATTTTAAAGGAAAAAATATATTAGTAACTTTACTTGAACTTCCGTTTGCAGTATCACCTGTTGTAGCAGGATTTTTATTTGTTCTTTTATTTAGTCCGAATAATGGGATTTTTGGTGGATGGTTAAAGGAACATAATTTGAAAATCATTTTTTCAACCCCGGGAATTGTTTTAGCAACAATTTTTGTCACACTGCCTTTTGTAGCGAAAGAATTAATTGCAGTTATGCAAGCAACAGGGAGTGCTGAAGAAGAAGCTGCACTAACTTTGGGTGCGAACGGATGGCATATTTTTTGGAAGGTAACACTTCCGAAAATTAAATGGGGACTTTTGTATGGCGTTATATTATGCAATGCAAGAGCGGTTGGAGAATTTGGTGCTGTATCAGTTGTATCAGGACATATTCGCGGAGAAACAATTACAATGCCACTTCATATTGAAAATTTGTATAATGAGTACCAATTTCCACAAGCATATACAGTTGCGTCACTCATGTCCATTTTTGCGATTCTGACATTAGTTATTAAAAATATCATTGAATGGAAAGTTCTAAAGGAAGAGAAACAATAG